A region of Lycium barbarum isolate Lr01 chromosome 1, ASM1917538v2, whole genome shotgun sequence DNA encodes the following proteins:
- the LOC132625892 gene encoding transcription factor JUNGBRUNNEN 1-like: MMEMEKVSSTVTNNCNKLEAEDHDEDEDVALPGFRFHPTDEELVGFYLRRKVEKRPIGLELIKQIDIYKYDPWDLPKASNNNGDKEWYFYCKKGRKYKNSVRPNRVTAGSGFWKATGIDRPIYSSNITNGDQVRKCIGLKKSLVYYRGSAGKGTKTDWQMHEFRLPTENDKSTKHLDANSIAQEAETWTLCRILKRNASYRKSIPDWKEVATKQRNAVVNMDAGSKIRNNNIDSSNNSQIYISFSCSPVIKQNTYKDKTVLPLIDHADIKTNNQQFVGQQSDENIQSTADAASNSSLLNSPLEFNNWLEHGNWDELKSIMELSHFDP; this comes from the exons ATGATGGAAATGGAAAAAGTAAGCAGCACAGTTACAAATAATTGCAACAAATTAGAAGCAGAAGAtcatgatgaagatgaagatgttGCACTTCCAGGTTTTCGATTTCACCCGACAGATGAAGAACTTGTAGGGTTTTATCTTCGGAGGAAAGTTGAGAAAAGACCCATTGGCTTAGAACTTATCAAACAGATCGACATCTACAAATATGACCCTTGGGATCTTCCAA AAGCTAGTAACAACAATGGAGACAAGGAATGGTACTTCTATTgcaaaaaaggaagaaaatacAAAAACAGCGTAAGACCTAACAGAGTAACGGCAGGTTCTGGATTTTGGAAGGCTACTGGTATTGATAGACCTATTTACAGCTCTAATATTACTAATGGAGATCAAGTCCGCAAATGCATTGGCCTAAAGAAATCATTGGTGTACTACCGTGGCAGTGCTGGAAAAGGCACAAAAACTGACTGGCAGATGCACGAGTTTCGTCTTCCTACAGAAAATGATAAATCAACCAAACACCTTGATGCTAACAGCATTGCTCAAGAAGCT GAAACATGGACTCTTTGTCGAATCCTGAAACGAAATGCTTCATATAGGAAATCAATACCAGATTGGAAAGAAGTAGCAACAAAGCAGCGAAATGCAGTTGTTAATATGGATGCAGGCTCCAAAATACGCAATAATAATATTGATTCTTCAAATAATTCCCAGATTTACATCAGTTTTAGCTGTAGTCCAGTGATTAAGCAGAATACTTATAAAGACAAGACAGTACTGCCCTTGATTGATCATGCTGATATAAAAACAAACAACCAGCAGTTTGTAGGGCAACAAAGTGATGAAAATATTCAATCTACGGCTGATGCAGCATCCAATTCGAGCTTACTGAATAGTCCTCTGGAGTTTAACAACTGGTTAGAGCATGGGAACTGGGATGAACTTAAATCTATTATGGAGCTTTCTCATTTTGATCCTTAG
- the LOC132602008 gene encoding KRR1 small subunit processome component homolog isoform X1: protein MADEESLNLVNEEQNVKPRHKGKHDKPKPWDDPSIDHWKIDKFDPSWNESGLLEVSSFSTLFPQYREKYLQECWPIVKGALKEHAIACELNLVEGSMTVSTTMKTRDPYIIVKARDLIKLLSRSVPAPQAVKILNDEMQCDIIKIGSMVRNKDRFVKRRQYLVGPNSSTLKALEILTGCYILVQGNTVAAMGSFKGLKQVRRIVEDCIQNKMHPLHHIKILMLKRELAKNPALASENWDRFLPQFKKKNVKQKKVKTKEKKPYTPFPPPQPPSKIDQQLESGEYFLSDKKKFAKQWEEKQVKQAEKVAENKKKREAAFVPPEESKTHNQDVSNVDKDDVTAMASTLKKKAKEFRKQKSIDKIDAQEFIAGSSKPSKKKSKSSRKATS, encoded by the exons ATGGCAGATGAGGAGAGTTTAAATCTTGTTAATGAAGAGCAGAATGTCAAGCCGAGGCACAAGGGGAAACATGACAAGCCAAAGCCATGGGATGATCCTAGCATCGACCATTGGAAGATTGACAAGTTCGATCCTTCCTGGAATGAGAGTGGGTTGCTTGAAGTCAGTTCCTTTTCAACTCTCTTCCCTCAGTACAGAG AGAAATATTTGCAAGAGTGTTGGCCTATTGTAAAAGGTGCCTTGAAAGAGCATGCGATTGCCTGTGAACTTAACTTG GTTGAAGGATCCATGACAGTTTCTACTACTATGAAGACAAGGGATCCCTATATTATTGTAAAAGCTAGGGATTTGATAAAACTTTTGTCCAGAAGTGTCCCTGCTCCTCag GCTGTCAAAATCCTGAATGATGAGATGCAATGTGACATCATCAAGATCGGTAGCATGGTTCGCAACAAG GACCGATTTGTTAAACGCAGACAATATCTTGTGGGTCCCAATTCGTCAACTTTGAAG GCCCTGGAAATTTTGACCGGCTGCTATATCCTTGTCCAG GGAAACACAGTTGCTGCTATGGGTTCCTTTAAAGGTCTAAAGCAAGTAAGGAGGATTGTAGAGGACTGCATACAGAACAAGATGCATCCATTACATCATATCAAG ATCCTCATGCTGAAGAGAGAGCTTGCAAAAAATCCAGCTCTTGCTAGTGAGAACTGGGATAGATTTCTTCCGCAGTTTAAGAA GAAGAACGTTAAACAAAAGAAAGTTAAGACCAAAGAAAAGAAACCATATACGCCTTTCCCACCTCCTCAGCCACCTAGTAAG ATTGATCAACAACTGGAAAGTGGTGAATACTTCTTAAGCGACAAGAAGAAGTTTGCAAAGCAGTGGGAAGAGAAGCAAGTAAAACAGGCTGAGAAGGTTGCTGAAAACAAGAAAAAACGAGAAGCAGCTTTTGTTCCACCTGAG GAATCAAAAACACATAACCAAGATGTGTCCAACGTGGATAAGGATGATGTCACTGCCATGGCATCGACATTGAAG AAAAAGGCAAAGGAGTTCAGGAAGCAAAAATCAATTGACAAGATTGATGCTCAGGAATTTATTGCAGGTTCCAGCAAGCCATCTAAAAAGAAATCGAAGAGCTCTAGAAAAGCCACCTCGTAG
- the LOC132602008 gene encoding KRR1 small subunit processome component-like isoform X2, with amino-acid sequence MTSQSHGMILASTIGRLTSSILPGMRVGCLKSVPFQLSSLSTEVEGSMTVSTTMKTRDPYIIVKARDLIKLLSRSVPAPQAVKILNDEMQCDIIKIGSMVRNKDRFVKRRQYLVGPNSSTLKALEILTGCYILVQGNTVAAMGSFKGLKQVRRIVEDCIQNKMHPLHHIKILMLKRELAKNPALASENWDRFLPQFKKKNVKQKKVKTKEKKPYTPFPPPQPPSKIDQQLESGEYFLSDKKKFAKQWEEKQVKQAEKVAENKKKREAAFVPPEESKTHNQDVSNVDKDDVTAMASTLKKKAKEFRKQKSIDKIDAQEFIAGSSKPSKKKSKSSRKATS; translated from the exons ATGACAAGCCAAAGCCATGGGATGATCCTAGCATCGACCATTGGAAGATTGACAAGTTCGATCCTTCCTGGAATGAGAGTGGGTTGCTTGAAGTCAGTTCCTTTTCAACTCTCTTCCCTCAGTACAGAG GTTGAAGGATCCATGACAGTTTCTACTACTATGAAGACAAGGGATCCCTATATTATTGTAAAAGCTAGGGATTTGATAAAACTTTTGTCCAGAAGTGTCCCTGCTCCTCag GCTGTCAAAATCCTGAATGATGAGATGCAATGTGACATCATCAAGATCGGTAGCATGGTTCGCAACAAG GACCGATTTGTTAAACGCAGACAATATCTTGTGGGTCCCAATTCGTCAACTTTGAAG GCCCTGGAAATTTTGACCGGCTGCTATATCCTTGTCCAG GGAAACACAGTTGCTGCTATGGGTTCCTTTAAAGGTCTAAAGCAAGTAAGGAGGATTGTAGAGGACTGCATACAGAACAAGATGCATCCATTACATCATATCAAG ATCCTCATGCTGAAGAGAGAGCTTGCAAAAAATCCAGCTCTTGCTAGTGAGAACTGGGATAGATTTCTTCCGCAGTTTAAGAA GAAGAACGTTAAACAAAAGAAAGTTAAGACCAAAGAAAAGAAACCATATACGCCTTTCCCACCTCCTCAGCCACCTAGTAAG ATTGATCAACAACTGGAAAGTGGTGAATACTTCTTAAGCGACAAGAAGAAGTTTGCAAAGCAGTGGGAAGAGAAGCAAGTAAAACAGGCTGAGAAGGTTGCTGAAAACAAGAAAAAACGAGAAGCAGCTTTTGTTCCACCTGAG GAATCAAAAACACATAACCAAGATGTGTCCAACGTGGATAAGGATGATGTCACTGCCATGGCATCGACATTGAAG AAAAAGGCAAAGGAGTTCAGGAAGCAAAAATCAATTGACAAGATTGATGCTCAGGAATTTATTGCAGGTTCCAGCAAGCCATCTAAAAAGAAATCGAAGAGCTCTAGAAAAGCCACCTCGTAG